The following coding sequences lie in one Enterococcus sp. 9E7_DIV0242 genomic window:
- a CDS encoding RrF2 family transcriptional regulator, producing the protein MSYSGATFQGASILVFIHFKSEEEKYDFLSAKVISEMLNIPTPTVVKILGKLKKAGLIVTKEGARGGNHLARPINEMTLYDVFHAVEQGTELFRTYRTFNMDFDNLDAMVEKGISSLKRAEKAMEEELASVRISDLID; encoded by the coding sequence TTGTCTTATTCTGGAGCAACATTTCAGGGAGCCTCGATCTTGGTGTTTATCCACTTCAAATCAGAAGAGGAAAAATATGATTTTCTTTCAGCAAAAGTGATTTCAGAAATGCTCAATATCCCAACACCTACTGTTGTAAAGATTCTTGGGAAGCTAAAAAAAGCGGGCTTGATCGTCACAAAGGAAGGTGCACGTGGTGGAAATCATTTAGCTAGACCAATTAATGAGATGACCTTATATGATGTATTCCATGCAGTTGAACAGGGAACAGAATTGTTTCGTACTTATCGAACCTTTAATATGGATTTCGATAATTTAGATGCGATGGTGGAAAAAGGCATCAGTAGCTTGAAAAGAGCAGAAAAAGCAATGGAAGAAGAACTGGCGAGCGTCAGAATATCTGATTTGATCGACTAA
- a CDS encoding SDR family oxidoreductase, giving the protein MTQTVFITGASSGIGREAVYYFIERGWQVIAGMRKPELATELKNHERLLLVRCDVTDEYSIKQAVQQGIAKFKQINVLVNNAGYYLFGPLEEASDKQIKQQLDTNLLGVINMTKECIPHFRKQWSGRIINISSIAGRTSLPMQSVYHATKWGIEGLTESLQYELKPFNIKMKLIEPGVIRTDFYERSMQTTALKGEYERQGKTIKANVVANGEKGSLPKGVAEVIFKAATDRRRKLRYTVGKSRQLIHLRSLMPLPMYQSLVGRIMLQRS; this is encoded by the coding sequence ATGACACAAACCGTATTTATCACCGGAGCTTCATCAGGAATAGGAAGAGAGGCTGTATATTATTTTATTGAGAGAGGCTGGCAGGTCATCGCAGGCATGCGTAAACCGGAGCTGGCAACAGAGTTGAAAAATCATGAAAGACTGCTGTTGGTTAGGTGTGATGTGACAGATGAATATAGTATTAAGCAAGCTGTTCAACAGGGAATAGCGAAATTTAAGCAAATCAATGTTTTAGTCAATAATGCAGGCTACTATCTCTTCGGTCCTTTAGAAGAGGCAAGTGATAAACAGATCAAACAACAGCTTGATACTAATTTATTGGGCGTTATAAATATGACGAAAGAATGTATTCCTCATTTCAGAAAGCAATGGTCAGGACGTATCATAAATATTTCCTCTATTGCCGGTAGAACCTCACTGCCAATGCAATCGGTTTATCATGCGACAAAATGGGGAATCGAAGGATTAACAGAATCGCTTCAATACGAGCTGAAGCCTTTTAATATAAAAATGAAGCTGATTGAACCAGGGGTGATCCGGACAGATTTTTACGAACGCTCTATGCAAACCACTGCGTTGAAGGGGGAATATGAAAGACAGGGGAAGACGATAAAAGCCAACGTTGTTGCGAACGGTGAAAAAGGCTCCTTACCAAAAGGCGTGGCAGAAGTGATTTTCAAAGCTGCGACAGACCGACGCCGTAAGTTGCGATATACAGTAGGGAAAAGTCGCCAGTTGATCCATTTGAGAAGTCTTATGCCGCTTCCAATGTACCAATCACTGGTTGGACGAATCATGCTGCAAAGAAGCTAA
- the rplK gene encoding 50S ribosomal protein L11, with product MAKKVEKLVKLQIPAGKATPAPPVGPALGQAGINIMGFTKEFNARTADQAGLIIPVVISVYEDRSFTFVTKTPPAAVLLKKAAKIEKGSGEPNKNKVAKVTSDQVKEIAELKMADLNAANVESAMRMVEGTARSMGITVE from the coding sequence GTGGCAAAAAAAGTAGAAAAATTAGTTAAATTGCAAATTCCTGCAGGTAAAGCAACACCAGCACCGCCAGTAGGTCCTGCACTAGGTCAAGCGGGTATCAACATCATGGGATTCACAAAAGAATTCAATGCTCGTACAGCTGATCAAGCAGGCTTGATTATTCCAGTGGTAATCTCTGTATACGAAGACCGTTCATTCACATTCGTTACAAAAACGCCACCAGCTGCAGTATTATTGAAAAAAGCAGCTAAAATTGAAAAAGGTTCTGGCGAGCCTAACAAAAACAAAGTAGCTAAAGTAACCAGCGACCAAGTAAAAGAAATCGCTGAACTTAAAATGGCAGACCTAAACGCAGCTAATGTTGAATCAGCTATGCGCATGGTTGAAGGAACTGCACGAAGCATGGGGATCACTGTAGAATAA
- the rplA gene encoding 50S ribosomal protein L1 — translation MAKKSKKMQDALKKVDTTKAYTVAEAVALAKETNTAKFDATVEVAYRLNVDPKKADQQIRGAVVLPNGTGKTQTVLVFAKGEKAKEAEAAGADYVGDADMVNKIQQGWFDFDVVVATPDMMAEVGKLGRVLGPKGLMPNPKTGTVTMDVTKAINEVKAGKVTYRVDKAGNIHVPIGKVSFDTDKLIENFNTINDVLLKAKPSAAKGQYIKNISVTTTFGPGIHVDQFSF, via the coding sequence ATGGCTAAAAAGAGCAAAAAAATGCAAGATGCATTAAAAAAAGTTGATACTACTAAAGCTTACACAGTAGCAGAAGCGGTAGCTTTGGCTAAAGAAACAAATACAGCAAAATTCGACGCAACAGTTGAAGTTGCTTACCGTCTAAATGTAGATCCTAAAAAAGCAGACCAACAAATCCGTGGAGCAGTTGTGCTTCCAAACGGAACTGGTAAAACACAAACTGTTTTAGTATTTGCTAAGGGTGAAAAGGCGAAAGAAGCAGAAGCTGCTGGCGCTGACTATGTTGGCGATGCTGACATGGTTAACAAAATTCAACAAGGCTGGTTCGATTTCGACGTAGTTGTCGCAACTCCGGACATGATGGCTGAAGTTGGTAAATTAGGTCGTGTATTAGGTCCTAAAGGTCTGATGCCTAACCCTAAAACTGGAACTGTAACAATGGACGTAACAAAAGCAATCAACGAAGTAAAAGCTGGTAAAGTAACTTACCGTGTTGACAAAGCTGGTAACATCCATGTTCCTATCGGTAAAGTATCATTCGATACAGACAAACTGATTGAAAACTTCAACACAATCAACGATGTACTGTTGAAAGCTAAACCATCAGCAGCAAAAGGTCAATACATCAAAAACATTTCAGTAACAACAACATTTGGACCTGGAATCCACGTTGACCAATTTTCATTTTAA
- the rplJ gene encoding 50S ribosomal protein L10 produces MSEAAIAKKAGLVDDVTEQFKAAASVVIVDYRGLTVEEVTNLRKQLRDANVEMKVIKNSILSRAAKAAGLEGLDEVFTGPTAVAFSNEDVVAPAKIMDEFAKDAKALEIKGGVIEGKVSSLEEITALAKLPSRDGLLSMLLSVLQAPVRNVAYAVKAVAEKQEEVA; encoded by the coding sequence ATGAGTGAAGCAGCAATCGCTAAAAAAGCAGGTTTAGTTGATGACGTAACGGAACAATTCAAAGCAGCAGCTTCTGTAGTTATTGTTGACTACCGTGGTCTTACTGTTGAAGAAGTAACAAACTTACGTAAACAACTTCGTGATGCAAACGTTGAAATGAAAGTTATCAAAAATTCTATCCTTTCACGTGCAGCAAAAGCAGCAGGCTTAGAAGGTCTTGATGAAGTATTCACAGGTCCTACAGCTGTAGCATTCAGTAACGAAGATGTAGTAGCACCAGCTAAGATTATGGATGAATTTGCTAAAGATGCAAAAGCATTGGAAATCAAAGGTGGAGTTATCGAAGGTAAAGTATCTTCTTTGGAAGAAATTACTGCACTTGCGAAACTACCAAGCCGCGATGGTTTACTATCTATGTTGCTATCTGTTCTACAAGCACCAGTCCGCAACGTTGCCTACGCTGTCAAAGCAGTGGCAGAAAAACAAGAGGAAGTTGCCTAA
- the rplL gene encoding 50S ribosomal protein L7/L12, producing MALNIENIIAELETATILELSELVKAIEEKFDVSAAAPVAAAGPAAGGAAEEQTEFTVELTAAGDQKVKVIKAVREATGLGLKEAKAVVDGAPAPVKEGISKDEAEALKAALEEVGASVTVK from the coding sequence ATGGCATTGAACATTGAAAACATTATTGCTGAACTAGAAACAGCAACTATCTTAGAACTAAGTGAATTAGTTAAAGCTATCGAAGAAAAATTTGACGTATCTGCAGCAGCTCCTGTTGCAGCAGCAGGTCCAGCAGCAGGTGGAGCAGCTGAAGAACAAACTGAATTCACTGTAGAATTAACTGCAGCTGGAGATCAAAAAGTTAAAGTTATCAAAGCAGTTCGTGAAGCAACTGGTCTTGGCTTGAAAGAAGCTAAAGCTGTAGTTGACGGAGCTCCTGCACCAGTTAAAGAAGGCATTTCTAAAGACGAAGCTGAAGCTTTGAAAGCTGCTTTAGAAGAAGTTGGCGCTTCTGTAACAGTAAAATAA
- a CDS encoding VanZ family protein, which produces MNYSFIQKTAVVLTTVYFIFLIWAIIFKFQLSLDKLPDLQHINLIPFGDSSFKAGKFNTSEVLSNFIIFVPFGIYLNLIPWKLPYLSQVLFIAAGSIAFEVLQYIFAIGVSDITDILMNVIGGVSGILFYLLLKKISKNGARLDKYLIIISAIGTVLMFVLVTILFVN; this is translated from the coding sequence ATGAACTATTCATTTATCCAAAAGACCGCTGTGGTTCTGACCACTGTCTATTTTATTTTTTTGATTTGGGCCATTATTTTTAAATTTCAGTTATCTTTAGATAAACTTCCCGACCTTCAACATATTAATCTCATTCCATTTGGAGATTCTTCATTTAAAGCAGGAAAGTTCAATACTTCTGAGGTTCTCAGCAACTTCATCATATTTGTTCCTTTTGGTATTTATCTCAACCTTATTCCCTGGAAGCTTCCTTATCTGAGTCAAGTTCTCTTTATTGCAGCTGGGAGCATTGCCTTTGAAGTTCTTCAATACATTTTTGCAATCGGAGTTTCGGACATCACAGATATATTGATGAATGTAATAGGTGGTGTCAGTGGGATTCTCTTTTATCTTTTGTTAAAGAAAATCAGTAAAAATGGCGCCCGATTAGACAAATATCTGATAATCATCTCTGCCATTGGTACTGTTTTGATGTTCGTTTTGGTTACGATCTTGTTTGTGAATTAA
- a CDS encoding VanZ family protein has product MRISLIQRLAVALTTIYFLFLFWAIIFKFQLSLSYLPNLQYINLIPFAESSFQTGAFNTFEVLGNLIIFVPFGIYLNLLPTKLSYAKQVVLIATVSLVVELLQYIFSIGVTDITDLITNTFGGITGILLYLALKKCVANKHTLHQYLTASAAIGTALTLILTNIMLMA; this is encoded by the coding sequence ATGAGAATATCACTGATACAAAGACTTGCAGTTGCCCTCACAACTATCTACTTTCTTTTCCTATTCTGGGCAATCATTTTCAAATTTCAGTTATCACTAAGCTATCTTCCAAATCTCCAATACATCAATCTTATTCCTTTTGCTGAATCCTCCTTTCAGACCGGAGCATTTAACACCTTTGAAGTATTGGGAAATCTCATCATTTTTGTTCCATTTGGAATTTACTTAAACTTATTACCGACAAAGCTATCCTACGCCAAACAGGTTGTTCTAATTGCCACCGTAAGCTTGGTCGTTGAACTTCTTCAGTACATCTTCTCTATAGGTGTAACAGATATCACTGATCTGATAACCAACACGTTTGGTGGGATCACCGGCATCCTTCTCTATCTCGCCCTAAAAAAATGTGTAGCAAATAAGCACACTTTGCATCAATACCTAACAGCAAGCGCAGCTATTGGCACAGCCTTAACATTGATTCTGACCAATATCATGCTTATGGCCTAA
- a CDS encoding Y-family DNA polymerase — protein sequence MKFDYEKEPRRDILCIDVKSFYASVECVKLGLSPLDTMLVVMSNAENTGGLVLSASPAAKERLGLSNVMRKWDIPNHPDLKIVPPRMQLYIDENMKINAIYKQYTSSSDILVYSIDETFIDITHSKKLFGKDAFGLAEEIKERILKETGLHVTIGIGDNPLLAKVALDVQAKHTGNSIAEWRYEDLPNTLWKVQPITEMWGVNVRTAKRLEKLNIRSVFDLAHADLGKLKEEMGVIGVQLHAHACGIDRTKLSDTYKPMEKSFNNNQILPRDYRFQQEIEIVLQELSDQVAARLRQHDAQTQCVSLYIGYSSWYRKQGNKGFNQQMKIPPTNRSKLLKEYIIEIFRRNWTGAEVRRVGISFSKLTYTEAIQLDLFNEADTPINDHKLDLLIDAIRKKYGFTSIVHANSLMEGGTAISRASLIGGHAGGMDGLRSEYDAKRN from the coding sequence ATGAAATTCGATTACGAAAAGGAACCCCGCCGAGATATTTTATGTATTGATGTCAAATCCTTCTACGCTTCTGTAGAATGTGTCAAACTAGGTCTATCACCACTGGACACAATGCTGGTAGTCATGAGTAACGCTGAAAACACAGGTGGCTTGGTTCTCTCTGCTTCTCCTGCCGCCAAAGAAAGACTTGGCCTTTCTAACGTTATGCGAAAATGGGACATCCCCAATCATCCTGATCTTAAAATCGTACCGCCAAGAATGCAGCTATATATTGATGAAAATATGAAAATTAATGCAATTTATAAGCAGTACACATCCAGCAGTGATATTCTTGTCTATTCTATCGATGAAACATTCATTGACATTACGCATAGTAAAAAACTATTTGGTAAAGACGCATTTGGACTGGCCGAAGAGATAAAAGAACGAATTCTTAAAGAAACCGGGCTCCATGTAACAATCGGTATTGGAGATAATCCTCTGCTTGCCAAAGTTGCTTTAGATGTTCAAGCAAAACATACAGGAAATTCGATTGCTGAGTGGCGTTACGAAGATCTTCCAAATACCTTATGGAAGGTCCAGCCCATCACTGAAATGTGGGGCGTGAATGTTCGAACTGCCAAACGTCTGGAGAAACTAAATATTCGCTCTGTTTTTGATTTGGCTCATGCTGACTTAGGAAAACTAAAAGAAGAGATGGGCGTAATTGGTGTTCAGCTCCATGCCCATGCTTGTGGAATTGATCGAACAAAGTTGTCCGACACTTACAAACCGATGGAAAAATCCTTTAATAACAATCAGATATTGCCTCGCGACTATCGCTTTCAACAGGAAATTGAGATTGTTCTTCAGGAGCTTTCTGACCAAGTCGCAGCTAGATTGCGGCAGCATGATGCGCAAACGCAGTGTGTCTCTCTTTACATAGGCTATTCCAGTTGGTACAGAAAACAGGGAAACAAAGGCTTCAACCAACAAATGAAGATTCCTCCAACTAACCGATCGAAACTGTTAAAAGAATACATAATAGAAATTTTTCGCCGAAACTGGACAGGAGCAGAAGTGCGTCGCGTAGGAATTTCATTTTCTAAGCTGACCTACACAGAAGCAATTCAATTGGATCTGTTTAATGAAGCTGACACCCCCATCAATGATCATAAACTCGATTTATTGATTGATGCCATCAGAAAAAAATATGGCTTCACCTCTATTGTACATGCTAATTCCCTGATGGAGGGTGGAACTGCAATTAGCCGTGCTTCTTTAATCGGTGGACACGCCGGTGGAATGGACGGATTAAGGAGTGAATATGATGCCAAACGAAATTGA
- a CDS encoding antibiotic biosynthesis monooxygenase family protein: MIIQSVTFIVKKEGKERFENKTKKDVASMLEREACISSECWYTETKESCEFVLVSKWQTKKDFQDWLKRPEHLQQHREAHKERGTKPSIVLEKSQKSYTVLT, from the coding sequence GTGATCATTCAATCAGTAACATTTATTGTTAAAAAAGAGGGCAAAGAGCGTTTTGAGAATAAAACAAAAAAAGACGTTGCTTCAATGCTGGAAAGAGAAGCCTGTATATCCAGTGAATGTTGGTATACGGAAACAAAGGAAAGCTGTGAATTTGTCCTGGTTTCTAAGTGGCAGACAAAGAAAGACTTTCAAGATTGGCTGAAACGTCCGGAGCATCTGCAGCAGCACAGAGAAGCGCATAAAGAAAGAGGAACTAAGCCTAGTATAGTTTTGGAGAAAAGCCAGAAAAGCTATACTGTTTTGACATAG
- the arcA gene encoding arginine deiminase yields the protein MEKAINVFSEIGKLKQVMLHRPGKELENLMPDHLERLLFDDIPFLEQARKEHDIFADTLRSKGVEVLYLEDLAAESLTSQEIKEQFLTEYLDEANISGTNIKQEIKEYFLSLGSNRELIDQSMAGLKKRDLVLNGNAKSLTDLVDDNYPFFIDPMPNLYFTRDPFATIGNSVSLNKMYSETRRRETLYGKYIFKYHPMFRDNPINLLYNRDDSTRIEGGDELVLSDKVLAVGISQRTDVASIEKLARNIFDSELSFEHVLAFDIGEERKFMHLDTVFTMVDYDKFTIHPEIESDLTVYSISKENGEIKILEEVDSLEHILCRYLNIPAVQLIRCGGDDITAAAREQWNDGSNTLTIAPGEVIVYDRNVITNKKMEEAGVKLNYIPGSELVRGRGGPRCMSMPFVRENI from the coding sequence ATGGAAAAAGCAATTAATGTTTTTTCAGAAATTGGAAAATTGAAGCAAGTGATGCTTCACAGACCTGGTAAAGAATTGGAAAATTTGATGCCAGATCATCTGGAACGATTACTGTTCGACGATATCCCGTTTTTAGAACAGGCAAGAAAAGAGCATGATATTTTTGCGGATACGCTTCGTTCTAAAGGAGTTGAAGTTCTGTATCTGGAAGACCTTGCGGCAGAATCATTGACTTCACAAGAAATCAAAGAGCAATTTTTAACAGAGTATTTGGATGAAGCCAATATCAGTGGCACCAATATCAAGCAAGAAATAAAGGAATATTTTTTATCACTTGGTTCAAATCGGGAATTGATCGATCAATCAATGGCAGGACTTAAAAAGAGAGACTTGGTGCTAAATGGTAACGCGAAATCTTTGACCGACTTAGTAGATGATAATTATCCATTTTTCATTGATCCAATGCCAAATCTTTACTTTACCAGAGATCCATTTGCAACAATCGGAAATAGCGTGTCACTGAATAAGATGTATTCAGAAACACGACGTAGGGAAACACTTTATGGAAAATACATCTTTAAGTATCACCCAATGTTCAGAGATAACCCAATCAACTTACTTTATAACCGTGATGATAGTACACGGATCGAGGGTGGCGACGAACTAGTCTTATCCGATAAAGTTTTGGCGGTAGGTATCTCTCAAAGAACCGATGTGGCTTCGATTGAAAAGCTGGCTAGAAATATCTTTGACAGTGAATTAAGCTTCGAGCATGTCTTAGCATTCGATATCGGCGAAGAAAGAAAATTCATGCATTTGGATACAGTCTTTACAATGGTCGATTACGACAAATTTACGATCCATCCTGAGATCGAAAGTGACTTGACTGTTTACTCTATTTCAAAAGAAAACGGTGAAATCAAAATCTTGGAAGAGGTCGATTCTCTGGAACACATTCTATGTCGCTATTTGAATATACCAGCGGTTCAATTGATTCGTTGCGGTGGGGATGATATCACAGCTGCTGCGAGAGAACAATGGAATGATGGATCAAATACCTTGACGATTGCTCCTGGTGAAGTAATCGTGTATGACCGAAATGTGATCACGAATAAGAAGATGGAAGAGGCCGGCGTCAAACTGAATTATATTCCAGGAAGCGAACTAGTTCGCGGACGTGGTGGCCCTCGCTGTATGAGTATGCCGTTTGTTAGAGAAAATATTTAA
- the argF gene encoding ornithine carbamoyltransferase, with product MTSIFQGRSLLAEKDFTREELEYLIDFSIHLKDLKKRNIPHRYLEGKNIALLFEKTSTRTRAAFTTASIDLGAHPEFLGANDIQLGKKESVEDTAKVLGSMFDGIEFRGFSQEVVEDLAKYSGVPVWNGLTDEWHPTQMIADFMTIKENFNTLKDITLVYVGDGRNNMANSLLVTGAILGVNVRICAPKELHPEQSVVDYANKFASESGSQLMITDDVAKGVKDANVLYTDVWVSMGEEDKFEERVNLLKDYQINMDMVKATGNTEGDLIVLHCLPAFHDTKTEYGKMIKEKFGIDEMEITDEVFRSKYGRQFEEAENRMHSIKAIMAATLGNLFIPKA from the coding sequence ATGACATCAATTTTTCAAGGACGTAGTTTACTAGCAGAAAAGGATTTTACAAGAGAAGAGCTGGAATACCTGATCGACTTCTCCATTCATTTAAAAGATTTGAAAAAGAGAAATATCCCGCATCGTTATCTTGAAGGAAAAAACATTGCTTTACTGTTTGAAAAAACATCTACACGTACACGGGCAGCATTTACTACAGCATCCATCGATTTAGGCGCACATCCGGAATTCTTAGGTGCTAATGATATTCAATTAGGGAAGAAAGAATCTGTTGAAGATACCGCGAAGGTTTTAGGTAGTATGTTTGATGGAATCGAGTTCCGCGGCTTCAGTCAGGAAGTTGTCGAAGACTTAGCGAAATATTCAGGCGTTCCCGTTTGGAATGGTCTAACGGATGAATGGCATCCAACACAAATGATCGCTGATTTTATGACAATCAAAGAAAATTTCAATACGTTGAAAGATATCACACTTGTTTATGTAGGCGATGGTCGTAACAATATGGCAAATAGTTTGCTTGTTACTGGCGCAATTCTAGGTGTAAATGTACGTATCTGTGCACCGAAAGAGCTGCATCCGGAGCAATCAGTGGTTGATTATGCGAATAAGTTCGCTTCAGAATCTGGAAGTCAGTTAATGATTACAGATGATGTTGCTAAAGGCGTAAAAGATGCCAACGTTTTATATACAGATGTTTGGGTATCGATGGGTGAGGAAGATAAGTTTGAAGAGCGAGTGAATTTACTGAAAGACTATCAAATCAATATGGATATGGTGAAAGCTACTGGAAATACAGAGGGTGACTTGATTGTTCTTCATTGTCTGCCGGCATTCCATGATACAAAAACAGAATATGGAAAAATGATCAAAGAGAAATTTGGCATCGATGAAATGGAAATCACTGACGAAGTATTCCGCAGTAAATATGGTAGACAATTTGAAGAGGCAGAAAATCGGATGCATTCAATCAAAGCGATCATGGCAGCGACATTGGGCAATCTCTTCATTCCAAAAGCATAG
- the arcC gene encoding carbamate kinase, whose protein sequence is MTQKKKIVVALGGNAILSDDASAQAQQQALEMTAKHLVQLIDSETQLIISHGNGPQVGNLLLQQQASDSEKNPAMPLDTCVAMTQGSIGFWLQNALERELKNADLKKEVATIVTQVIVDKDDEAFKNPSKPIGPFLTHEQAQALEKETGAVYKEDAGRGWRKVVPSPKPIAIQEQYSINTLINNDIITICAGGGGIPIEKQSSRGVEAVIDKDFASEKLAELVDADLFIILTGVDKIALNFGKENEKWLDKMTVSEAEQYMKEGHFAPGSMLPKVEAAVQYVTARPDCKAVITSLEMLGGIGKERVGTEIVC, encoded by the coding sequence TTGACTCAGAAGAAAAAAATAGTCGTTGCTTTAGGCGGCAATGCGATTCTATCAGATGATGCAAGTGCACAGGCACAACAGCAAGCATTGGAAATGACTGCAAAGCATCTGGTTCAGTTGATTGATTCAGAAACTCAGTTGATTATTTCACACGGGAACGGACCACAAGTCGGCAATCTGTTGTTGCAGCAACAGGCGTCTGATTCAGAAAAGAATCCCGCAATGCCATTAGATACTTGCGTGGCTATGACCCAAGGGAGCATTGGCTTTTGGTTGCAAAATGCTCTGGAAAGAGAACTGAAAAACGCCGACTTGAAAAAAGAAGTTGCAACGATTGTTACACAGGTAATCGTTGATAAAGACGACGAAGCGTTCAAAAATCCAAGTAAACCAATTGGTCCATTCCTTACGCATGAACAAGCTCAAGCTCTGGAAAAAGAAACAGGAGCTGTTTATAAAGAGGATGCCGGGCGAGGCTGGCGCAAGGTCGTGCCGAGTCCCAAGCCAATAGCTATCCAAGAGCAGTATAGCATAAATACATTGATAAATAATGATATCATCACAATTTGTGCCGGTGGTGGCGGGATTCCGATTGAAAAACAATCGTCCCGTGGCGTAGAAGCAGTAATCGATAAGGATTTTGCTTCCGAAAAGCTAGCAGAGCTGGTAGATGCAGATTTGTTCATTATTTTGACTGGGGTAGATAAGATTGCTCTGAACTTTGGGAAAGAAAATGAGAAATGGTTGGATAAAATGACTGTTTCAGAGGCAGAGCAGTACATGAAAGAAGGGCACTTTGCACCAGGCAGCATGCTGCCGAAGGTTGAAGCAGCCGTACAATATGTAACAGCAAGACCGGATTGTAAAGCAGTAATTACCTCACTGGAAATGCTGGGAGGTATCGGAAAGGAGCGTGTGGGGACAGAGATAGTTTGTTGA
- a CDS encoding Crp/Fnr family transcriptional regulator, with amino-acid sequence MEKNATTSKVSIINEHPYFLNLDEENRGLLNENMYCRSYKKGQVLFDTGDKRDRIFFLSKGLIRIERLDDTASYNFLEFISDKQPFPLLDMFESEKYYFSAVAITDIEVCYVSSTIFEKIVQMDLDHLRVFNTDLNRLVKKQMRRIQYCVTSKAKQRVKNTLSILMEDLGERVDDKIIIPHPILINDISKYSGTTRETVGHTIRELIKHKKITYKYKELVFIDIDYFTLGK; translated from the coding sequence ATGGAAAAAAATGCTACAACTTCTAAAGTATCAATAATAAACGAGCATCCTTATTTCTTGAATTTGGATGAAGAAAATCGTGGGCTTCTAAACGAGAACATGTATTGCCGTTCTTATAAAAAAGGACAGGTTCTTTTTGACACGGGTGATAAGCGAGACAGGATATTTTTCTTGAGCAAAGGTCTGATTCGTATTGAACGATTGGATGATACAGCGTCGTATAATTTCTTAGAGTTTATTAGTGACAAGCAGCCATTTCCGTTACTTGATATGTTTGAATCTGAAAAATACTACTTCTCCGCTGTTGCCATCACAGACATAGAGGTCTGTTATGTCTCTTCCACAATTTTTGAAAAAATCGTTCAAATGGATTTGGATCATTTGCGCGTATTCAATACAGATTTGAATCGACTCGTAAAAAAACAGATGCGGAGAATTCAATACTGTGTGACATCAAAAGCGAAGCAACGAGTAAAAAACACCTTGTCTATTTTGATGGAGGATCTAGGGGAACGGGTGGATGATAAAATCATCATCCCCCATCCGATCCTCATTAATGATATTTCAAAATACAGTGGTACGACCAGAGAAACAGTCGGTCATACGATCAGAGAGCTGATCAAGCACAAGAAAATAACGTATAAATATAAAGAATTGGTATTTATCGATATTGATTATTTTACTTTAGGAAAATAA